In Luteitalea sp. TBR-22, one genomic interval encodes:
- a CDS encoding RimK family alpha-L-glutamate ligase — protein MIEILYEHPAWFARLFEALDARGVPYRRTHAASLLFTPDWRHDPAARAAAPDLLVNRMSPSADRRGHGHGILPVLQYVASAEAGGVRVINGARAYGYEISKARQMALLADLGLPFPKTRVINAADQAVAATEGLRWPVVVKPSVGGSGAGVLRVDREADLRAAVEAGQLDFGVDHLALVQEFIPARDGKITRVEVLQGRYLYAIDIPVTGQSFNLCPADLCELPEPGQTTAPAAPVELGGNCAISLPSAGKRAVQAHPPQDIIDAVIRMTDAAGFDVGGVEYVVDDRDGRPYFYDLNALSNFVADAPAVIGFDPWVPFVDFLVAAHAEASQRRRAVAAV, from the coding sequence ATGATCGAGATCCTCTACGAACACCCCGCATGGTTCGCCCGGTTGTTCGAGGCGCTCGACGCCAGGGGCGTGCCCTACCGTCGGACCCATGCCGCTTCGCTCCTGTTCACCCCGGACTGGCGGCACGACCCGGCGGCGCGCGCGGCAGCGCCCGACCTGCTGGTCAACCGCATGAGCCCGTCGGCCGACCGGCGCGGGCACGGACACGGGATCCTGCCCGTCCTGCAGTACGTGGCCTCGGCCGAGGCGGGCGGGGTGCGCGTGATCAACGGCGCCAGGGCGTACGGCTACGAGATCTCCAAGGCGCGCCAGATGGCGCTACTGGCCGATCTCGGGCTGCCGTTCCCGAAGACGCGCGTCATCAACGCGGCCGACCAGGCGGTGGCCGCGACCGAGGGGTTGCGCTGGCCAGTGGTCGTCAAGCCCAGTGTCGGGGGCAGCGGCGCCGGCGTGCTGCGTGTCGACCGCGAGGCCGACCTGCGCGCCGCCGTCGAGGCCGGGCAGTTGGACTTCGGCGTCGATCACCTGGCGCTGGTGCAGGAGTTCATCCCGGCGCGCGACGGCAAGATCACGCGCGTCGAAGTGCTGCAGGGCCGCTACCTGTACGCCATCGACATCCCGGTCACGGGGCAGAGCTTCAACCTGTGCCCCGCCGACCTGTGCGAACTGCCGGAGCCCGGCCAGACGACCGCGCCTGCCGCGCCCGTCGAACTGGGCGGCAACTGCGCCATCTCGCTGCCTTCGGCGGGGAAGCGCGCCGTGCAGGCCCACCCGCCGCAGGACATCATCGATGCGGTGATCCGCATGACCGATGCGGCCGGCTTCGACGTCGGCGGCGTCGAATACGTGGTTGACGACCGCGACGGGCGGCCGTACTTCTACGATCTGAACGCGCTGTCCAACTTCGTGGCCGATGCCCCGGCGGTGATCGGCTTCGACCCGTGGGTGCCGTTCGTGGATTTCCTGGTCGCGGCGCACGCCGAGGCCAGCCAACGACGCCGCGCCGTCGCGGCGGTCTGA